From the Pseudomonas putida genome, one window contains:
- a CDS encoding cation acetate symporter — protein sequence MIRHAKALAVLACGAFAPAVWAADALTGEVQKQPLNVPAIAMFVAFVAFTLGITYWASKRNKSAADYYAAGGKITGFQNGLAIAGDYMSAASFLGISALVFTSGYDGLIYSIGFLVGWPIILFLIAERLRNLGKYTFADVASYRLGQKEIRTLSASGSLVVVAFYLIAQMVGAGKLIELLFGLDYHVAVILVGILMCLYVLFGGMLATTWVQIIKAVLLLSGASFMALMVMKHVGFDFNTLFSEAIKVHAKGEAIMSPGGLVKDPISAFSLGLALMFGTAGLPHILMRFFTVSDAKEARKSVLYATGFIGYFYILTFIIGFGAILLVSTNPDFKDAAGALIGGNNMAAVHLADAVGGSVFLGFISAVAFATILAVVAGLTLAGASAVSHDLYASVWRKGKANDKDEIRVSKITTVALGVLAIGLGILFEKQNIAFMVGLAFSIAASCNFPVLLLSMYWKKLTTRGAMIGGWLGLVSAVTLMILGPTIWVQILGHEKAIYPYEYPALFSMAIAFVSIWFFSVTDKSKAADDERALFYPQFVRSQTGLGASGAVSH from the coding sequence ATGATTCGCCACGCCAAAGCCCTGGCCGTACTGGCCTGCGGAGCCTTTGCACCCGCCGTGTGGGCCGCCGATGCCCTGACCGGCGAGGTGCAGAAACAACCGCTGAACGTTCCGGCGATCGCCATGTTCGTGGCGTTCGTCGCCTTCACCCTCGGCATCACCTACTGGGCCTCCAAGCGCAACAAGTCGGCGGCGGACTACTACGCTGCCGGTGGCAAGATCACCGGCTTCCAGAACGGTTTGGCGATTGCCGGCGACTACATGTCGGCGGCCTCGTTCCTGGGTATCTCCGCCCTGGTGTTCACCTCGGGCTACGATGGCCTGATCTACTCGATCGGCTTCCTGGTCGGCTGGCCGATCATCCTCTTCCTGATTGCCGAACGCCTGCGCAACCTCGGCAAGTACACCTTCGCCGACGTCGCCTCGTACCGCCTCGGGCAGAAGGAAATCCGCACCCTGTCGGCCTCCGGTTCGCTGGTGGTGGTGGCTTTCTACCTGATCGCGCAGATGGTCGGCGCGGGCAAGCTGATCGAGCTGCTGTTCGGCCTCGACTACCATGTCGCGGTGATCCTGGTGGGCATCCTGATGTGCCTGTACGTGCTGTTCGGCGGCATGCTGGCCACCACCTGGGTACAGATCATCAAGGCCGTGCTGTTACTGTCGGGTGCCAGCTTCATGGCGCTGATGGTGATGAAGCATGTCGGCTTCGACTTCAACACGCTGTTCTCCGAAGCGATCAAGGTGCACGCAAAGGGTGAGGCGATCATGAGCCCGGGCGGCCTGGTCAAGGACCCGATCTCGGCATTCTCGCTGGGCCTGGCGCTGATGTTCGGCACCGCTGGCCTGCCGCACATCCTGATGCGCTTCTTCACCGTCAGTGACGCCAAGGAAGCGCGCAAGAGCGTGCTGTACGCCACCGGCTTCATCGGCTACTTCTACATCCTGACGTTCATCATCGGCTTCGGTGCGATCCTGCTGGTCAGCACCAACCCGGACTTCAAGGACGCCGCCGGCGCCCTGATCGGCGGCAACAACATGGCGGCGGTGCACCTGGCCGATGCCGTGGGTGGCAGCGTGTTCCTCGGCTTCATCTCGGCGGTTGCCTTCGCCACCATCCTGGCGGTGGTCGCCGGCCTGACCCTGGCCGGTGCCTCGGCGGTCTCCCACGACCTTTATGCCAGCGTCTGGCGCAAGGGCAAGGCCAACGACAAGGATGAAATCCGTGTGTCGAAGATCACCACCGTCGCCCTCGGCGTGCTGGCGATCGGCCTGGGCATCCTGTTCGAGAAGCAGAACATCGCCTTCATGGTCGGCCTGGCGTTCTCCATCGCCGCCAGCTGCAACTTCCCGGTACTGCTGCTCTCGATGTACTGGAAGAAGCTGACCACCCGCGGTGCCATGATCGGCGGCTGGCTGGGCTTGGTGAGTGCGGTGACGCTTATGATCCTCGGCCCGACCATCTGGGTGCAGATCCTCGGTCACGAAAAAGCCATCTACCCGTACGAATACCCGGCGCTGTTCTCGATGGCCATTGCCTTCGTCAGCATCTGGTTCTTCTCGGTCACCGACAAGTCCAAGGCGGCTGACGACGAGCGTGCGCTGTTCTACCCGCAGTTTGTCCGTTCGCAGACTGGCCTGGGGGCTTCTGGCGCGGTTTCTCACTGA
- a CDS encoding DUF3309 family protein has product MTTILIIILILLLIGGLPVFPHSRSWGYGPSGIVGVVLVILLVLLLLGMI; this is encoded by the coding sequence ATGACCACGATTCTCATCATCATCCTGATCCTTCTGCTGATTGGTGGCTTACCGGTCTTCCCGCACTCGCGCAGCTGGGGCTATGGCCCGTCCGGCATCGTCGGCGTGGTACTGGTGATTCTGCTGGTGCTATTGCTGCTAGGCATGATCTAG
- a CDS encoding SDR family oxidoreductase has product MQNRIMITGAGSGLGREIALRWAREGWRLALADVNEAGLRETLELVRATGGEGFVQRCDVRDYSQLTALAQACEERFGGIDVIVNNAGVASGGFFAELSLEDWDWQIAVNLMGVVKGCKSFLPQLERSKGRIINVASMAALMQGPGMSNYNVAKAGVLALSESLLVELRQLEVAVHCVCPSFFQTNLLDSFRGPNPAMKAQVGKLLEGSPISAADIADYIHQQVAAGEFLILPHEAGRQAWQLKRQAPERLYDEMADMAVKMRAKAQSR; this is encoded by the coding sequence ATGCAAAACCGCATCATGATCACTGGCGCCGGCTCCGGCCTCGGCCGCGAGATCGCCCTGCGCTGGGCGCGCGAGGGCTGGCGCCTGGCGCTGGCCGATGTCAACGAAGCGGGCCTGCGCGAAACCCTGGAGTTGGTGCGGGCCACAGGCGGCGAGGGCTTCGTCCAGCGCTGCGATGTGCGCGACTACAGCCAGCTCACCGCTCTGGCCCAGGCCTGCGAAGAAAGGTTCGGCGGCATCGACGTGATCGTCAACAACGCCGGTGTCGCCTCGGGCGGCTTCTTCGCCGAGTTGTCGCTGGAAGACTGGGACTGGCAGATCGCGGTCAACCTGATGGGCGTGGTCAAGGGCTGCAAGTCGTTCCTGCCACAGCTTGAGCGCAGCAAGGGGCGCATCATCAACGTCGCTTCCATGGCGGCACTGATGCAGGGCCCGGGGATGAGCAACTACAACGTGGCCAAGGCCGGTGTGCTGGCGCTGTCGGAAAGCCTGCTGGTGGAGTTGCGCCAGCTTGAAGTGGCGGTGCACTGCGTGTGCCCATCGTTCTTCCAGACCAACCTGCTCGATTCCTTCCGCGGGCCGAACCCGGCGATGAAGGCCCAGGTCGGCAAGCTGCTGGAAGGCTCGCCGATCAGCGCGGCGGATATCGCCGACTACATCCACCAGCAAGTGGCGGCGGGTGAGTTCCTGATTCTGCCCCATGAGGCCGGGCGCCAGGCCTGGCAACTCAAACGCCAGGCGCCGGAGCGGCTGTACGATGAGATGGCGGACATGGCAGTCAAGATGCGGGCCAAGGCTCAGTCACGCTGA
- a CDS encoding carbon storage regulator: MLVIGREVGEVITIGDDIRIKVVESRNGMVRFGVEAPRKVPVHRAEVYRRIKAAQVRKANQP, from the coding sequence ATGTTGGTGATCGGGCGTGAAGTCGGTGAAGTCATCACTATTGGTGACGATATTCGGATCAAGGTGGTGGAGTCGCGCAATGGCATGGTGCGCTTTGGCGTGGAGGCACCGCGCAAGGTACCGGTGCATCGGGCCGAAGTGTATCGGCGGATCAAGGCAGCGCAGGTGCGCAAGGCTAATCAGCCCTGA
- a CDS encoding YheU family protein, giving the protein MLIPYDQLQAETLTRLIEDFVTRDGTDNGDDTPLETRVLRVRQALAKGQAFILFDLESQQCQLLAKHDVPRELLD; this is encoded by the coding sequence ATGCTGATCCCCTACGACCAACTGCAAGCCGAAACCCTGACCCGCCTGATCGAGGACTTCGTCACCCGCGACGGCACCGACAACGGCGACGACACGCCGCTGGAAACCCGTGTGCTGCGGGTGCGCCAGGCATTGGCCAAGGGCCAGGCGTTCATCCTGTTCGACCTGGAGAGCCAACAGTGCCAGTTGCTGGCCAAGCATGATGTGCCCCGCGAGCTGCTCGACTGA
- a CDS encoding osmoprotectant NAGGN system M42 family peptidase, with the protein MTERLPEPDLDYMKRVLLEMLAIPSPTGFTDTIVRYVAERLDELGIPFELTRRGTIRATLKGRQSSPDRAVSAHLDTIGASVRQLQDNGRLALAPVGCWSSRFAEGSRVSVFTDTGVFRGSVLPLMASGHAFNTAIDQMPISWEHVEVRLDAYCTTRADSEALGIAIGDFVAFDPLPEFTESGHISARHLDDKAGVAALLAALKAVVESGRQPLIDCHPLFTITEETGSGAAAALPWDVSEFVGIDIAPVAPGQASSEHAVSVAMQDSSGPYDYHLSRHLLKLAGDQDVPVRRDLFRYYFSDAHSAVTAGHDIRTALVAFGCDATHGYERTHIDSLAALSRLLSAYLLSPPVFASDSQPANASLERFSHQLEHDAQMESDTRVPAVDSLVGNKS; encoded by the coding sequence ATGACCGAACGACTCCCCGAACCCGACCTCGACTACATGAAGCGCGTCCTGCTGGAGATGCTCGCCATCCCCAGCCCGACCGGTTTCACTGACACCATCGTGCGCTACGTGGCCGAACGCCTGGACGAACTGGGCATCCCCTTCGAACTGACCCGCCGCGGCACCATCCGCGCCACCCTCAAAGGCAGGCAGAGTTCGCCCGACCGCGCCGTCTCGGCCCACCTCGACACCATCGGCGCCAGCGTGCGCCAGTTGCAGGACAATGGCCGCCTGGCCCTGGCCCCGGTGGGTTGCTGGTCGAGCCGCTTTGCCGAGGGCAGCCGGGTCAGCGTATTCACCGACACTGGTGTGTTCCGCGGCAGCGTGCTGCCGTTGATGGCCAGCGGGCACGCGTTCAACACCGCGATCGACCAGATGCCGATCAGCTGGGAACACGTCGAAGTGCGCCTGGATGCCTATTGCACCACCCGCGCCGATAGTGAAGCGCTGGGCATTGCCATCGGTGACTTCGTCGCCTTCGACCCGCTGCCGGAGTTCACCGAAAGCGGCCACATCAGCGCCCGCCACCTGGATGACAAGGCCGGCGTGGCAGCCCTGCTGGCGGCACTCAAGGCGGTGGTGGAAAGCGGCCGCCAGCCGTTGATCGACTGCCACCCGCTGTTCACCATCACCGAAGAAACCGGCTCTGGCGCCGCCGCCGCCCTGCCCTGGGACGTCAGTGAGTTCGTCGGCATCGACATCGCCCCGGTCGCCCCCGGCCAGGCCTCCAGCGAGCACGCGGTGAGCGTGGCCATGCAGGATTCTTCCGGGCCGTACGATTACCACCTGTCACGCCACCTGCTGAAGCTGGCCGGCGACCAGGATGTGCCGGTGCGCCGCGACCTGTTCCGTTACTACTTCAGCGATGCGCACTCGGCCGTGACGGCCGGGCATGACATCCGCACCGCACTGGTGGCGTTCGGCTGCGATGCCACCCATGGCTACGAACGGACCCATATCGACAGCCTGGCCGCGCTCAGCCGCCTGCTCTCGGCCTACCTGCTCAGCCCACCGGTGTTCGCCAGCGACTCGCAACCGGCCAATGCCTCGCTCGAGCGCTTCAGCCACCAGCTGGAGCACGATGCGCAGATGGAGAGCGACACCCGGGTGCCGGCGGTGGACAGCCTGGTAGGAAACAAAAGCTGA
- the ngg gene encoding N-acetylglutaminylglutamine synthetase, whose amino-acid sequence MKAHEIAYGQRLLRGQAPSYERLQARLAGDGSEPHDQPRALHCGWGRLLIGHTYPDPASLAAALQDERPGERDIALYVAAPQQLLAQAPQQLFLDPSDTLRLWFTDYRPAQRVFRGFRVRRAQNPADWQAINTLYQARGMLPVDPDLLTPRHLGGPVYWLAEDEDSGAVIGSVMGLNHSKAFDDPEHGSSLWCLAVDPQCTRPGVGEVLVRHLIEHFMSRGLAYLDLSVLHDNRQAKRLYEKLGFRNLPTFAVKRRNGINQQLFLGPGPEAGLNPYARIIVDEALRRGIEVQVDDAAGGLFTLSLGGRRIRCRESLSDLTSAVTMTLCQDKRLTQHALHNAGLQVPAQQLAGNADDNLAFLDEHGAVVVKPVDGEQGQGVAVNLTCIEEVTQAVENARRFDSRVLLESFHAGSDLRILVIGYEVVAAAIRHPAQVIGDGKHNIRQLIEAQSRRRQAATGGESRIPLDDETERTLRGVGLGYDDVLPAGQRLAVRRTANLHTGGTLEDVTERLHPVLADAAVRAARALEIPVVGLDFMVRDAEHPDYVIIEANERAGLANHEPQPTAERFIDLLFPHSRALA is encoded by the coding sequence ATGAAAGCCCACGAGATCGCTTACGGTCAGCGCCTGCTGCGCGGCCAGGCGCCGTCCTACGAGCGCCTGCAGGCACGCCTGGCCGGCGACGGCAGCGAGCCCCACGACCAGCCACGCGCCTTGCACTGTGGCTGGGGGCGGCTGCTGATCGGCCACACCTACCCGGACCCCGCCAGCCTGGCCGCCGCGCTGCAGGACGAACGCCCCGGCGAGCGCGACATCGCTTTGTACGTGGCCGCCCCTCAGCAGCTGCTGGCCCAGGCACCGCAGCAGCTGTTCCTCGACCCCTCCGACACCTTGCGCCTGTGGTTCACCGACTACCGCCCGGCGCAGCGGGTGTTCCGCGGCTTCCGCGTGCGCCGGGCGCAGAACCCCGCCGACTGGCAGGCGATCAACACCCTGTACCAGGCCCGCGGCATGCTGCCGGTCGACCCCGACCTGCTCACCCCGCGCCACCTTGGTGGCCCGGTGTACTGGCTGGCCGAGGATGAAGACAGCGGCGCGGTGATCGGCAGTGTCATGGGCCTGAACCACAGCAAGGCATTCGACGACCCCGAACACGGCAGCAGCCTGTGGTGCCTGGCAGTAGACCCGCAATGCACGCGCCCTGGCGTCGGTGAGGTGTTGGTGCGTCATCTGATCGAACACTTCATGAGCCGTGGCCTGGCCTACCTCGACCTGTCGGTGCTGCACGACAACCGCCAGGCCAAGCGCCTGTACGAAAAGCTCGGTTTCCGCAACCTGCCGACCTTTGCGGTCAAGCGCAGGAATGGCATCAACCAGCAGCTGTTCCTCGGCCCCGGCCCGGAAGCCGGCCTGAACCCCTACGCCCGCATCATTGTCGATGAAGCCTTGCGCCGGGGTATCGAGGTGCAAGTCGACGATGCAGCAGGCGGCCTGTTCACGCTCAGCCTCGGCGGCCGCCGGATTCGCTGCCGCGAATCGCTGAGCGACCTGACCAGCGCGGTGACCATGACCCTGTGCCAGGACAAGCGCCTGACCCAGCATGCCCTGCACAACGCCGGGCTGCAGGTGCCGGCGCAGCAGCTGGCCGGCAATGCCGACGACAACCTGGCGTTTCTCGACGAGCATGGCGCGGTGGTGGTCAAGCCGGTGGATGGCGAACAGGGCCAGGGGGTGGCGGTCAACCTCACCTGCATCGAGGAAGTGACCCAGGCCGTGGAAAACGCCCGCCGCTTCGACAGCCGCGTGCTGCTGGAGAGCTTCCATGCCGGCAGCGACCTGCGCATCCTGGTGATCGGCTATGAGGTTGTGGCAGCGGCGATTCGCCACCCGGCCCAGGTGATCGGCGATGGCAAGCACAACATCCGTCAGCTGATCGAGGCGCAGAGCCGTCGGCGCCAGGCGGCGACCGGTGGCGAAAGCCGCATCCCGTTGGACGACGAGACCGAGCGCACCCTGCGCGGCGTGGGCCTGGGCTACGACGATGTGCTGCCAGCCGGGCAGCGCCTTGCGGTGCGGCGCACGGCCAACCTGCACACCGGTGGCACCCTGGAAGACGTCACCGAGCGCCTGCACCCGGTGCTGGCCGATGCCGCGGTGCGTGCGGCGCGGGCGCTGGAGATCCCGGTGGTGGGCCTGGATTTCATGGTCCGCGATGCCGAGCACCCGGATTACGTGATCATCGAAGCCAACGAGCGGGCCGGCTTGGCCAACCATGAACCGCAGCCGACGGCTGAGCGGTTTATCGACCTGCTGTTCCCGCATAGCCGGGCTTTGGCGTAA
- a CDS encoding N-acetylglutaminylglutamine amidotransferase, translated as MCGLAGELRFTPIDQAPRPADLAAVERITHHLAPRGPDAWGFHSQGPIALGHRRLKIMDLSDGSAQPMVDNTLGLSLAFNGAIYNFPELRQELQDLGYSFWSEGDTEVLLKGYHAWGAALLPKLNGMFALAIWERDNQRLFLARDRLGVKPLYLSRNGERLRFASTLPALLKGGDIDPMIDPVALNHYLNFHAVVPAPRTLLANVQKLEPGTWMRVDRHGEVERQTWWQLKYGPNLDERDLDLEDWTTRVLDATRDAVAIRQRAAVDVGVLLSGGVDSSLLVGLLREVGVDDLSTFSIGFEDAGGERGDEFQYSDLIAKHYGTHHHQLRIAEHEIIEQLPAAFRAMSEPMVSHDCIAFYLLSREVAKHCKGVQSGQGADELFAGYHWYPKVDGADDAFAAYRDAFFDRSHDEYRDTVQAPWLLETDAAGDFVREHFARPGAADAVDKALRLDSTVMLVDDPVKRVDNMTMAWGLEARTPFLDYRLVELSARIPARFKLPDGGKQVLKQAARRVIPHEVIDRKKGYFPVPGLKHLEGATLGWVRDLLTDPSQDRGLFNPAMLDRLLSNPHGQLTPLRGSKLWQLAALNLWLSEQGI; from the coding sequence ATGTGCGGATTAGCAGGAGAGTTGCGTTTCACCCCCATCGACCAAGCCCCTCGCCCAGCCGACCTGGCTGCGGTAGAGCGCATCACCCATCACCTGGCGCCTCGCGGCCCAGACGCGTGGGGCTTCCATAGCCAGGGCCCGATCGCCCTCGGCCACCGCCGGCTGAAGATCATGGACCTGTCCGACGGTTCGGCACAGCCGATGGTCGACAATACCCTGGGCCTGTCGCTGGCCTTCAACGGCGCCATCTACAACTTCCCGGAACTGCGCCAGGAGCTGCAGGACCTGGGCTACAGCTTCTGGTCCGAAGGCGACACCGAAGTGTTGCTCAAGGGCTACCACGCCTGGGGAGCCGCCCTGCTGCCCAAGCTCAACGGCATGTTCGCCCTGGCTATCTGGGAGCGCGACAACCAGCGCCTGTTCCTGGCCCGCGACCGCCTCGGCGTCAAGCCGCTGTACCTGTCGCGCAACGGCGAGCGCCTGCGCTTCGCCTCGACCCTGCCGGCGCTGCTCAAGGGTGGCGACATCGACCCGATGATCGACCCGGTGGCACTCAACCACTACCTCAACTTCCATGCCGTGGTGCCTGCACCGCGCACGTTGCTGGCCAATGTGCAGAAGCTCGAGCCCGGCACCTGGATGCGCGTCGACCGCCACGGTGAAGTCGAGCGCCAGACCTGGTGGCAGCTGAAGTACGGTCCCAACCTGGACGAGCGCGATCTCGACCTGGAAGACTGGACCACCCGCGTACTCGACGCCACCCGCGACGCCGTGGCGATCCGCCAGCGCGCCGCCGTGGACGTGGGTGTGCTGCTGTCTGGCGGTGTCGACTCCAGCCTGCTGGTCGGCCTTTTGCGCGAGGTCGGCGTGGACGACCTGTCGACCTTCTCCATCGGTTTCGAGGATGCCGGCGGCGAACGCGGTGACGAATTCCAGTATTCCGACCTGATCGCCAAACATTACGGCACCCACCACCACCAGCTGCGCATCGCTGAACACGAGATTATCGAGCAGTTGCCGGCCGCCTTCCGCGCCATGAGCGAACCAATGGTCAGCCACGACTGCATCGCCTTCTACCTGCTGTCGCGGGAGGTGGCCAAGCATTGCAAGGGCGTGCAGAGCGGCCAAGGCGCCGACGAGCTGTTCGCCGGCTACCACTGGTACCCGAAAGTGGACGGTGCCGACGATGCCTTCGCCGCCTACCGTGACGCCTTCTTCGACCGCAGCCATGACGAGTACCGCGACACGGTCCAGGCCCCTTGGCTGCTGGAAACCGATGCCGCCGGCGATTTCGTCCGCGAACACTTCGCCCGCCCCGGCGCCGCCGATGCCGTGGACAAGGCCTTGCGCCTGGACAGCACGGTGATGCTGGTCGACGACCCGGTCAAACGGGTCGACAACATGACCATGGCCTGGGGCCTGGAGGCGCGCACGCCGTTTCTCGACTACCGCCTGGTCGAGCTGTCGGCGCGCATTCCAGCCCGCTTCAAGCTGCCCGACGGTGGCAAGCAGGTGCTCAAGCAGGCCGCACGGCGGGTGATCCCTCACGAGGTGATCGACCGCAAGAAGGGCTACTTCCCGGTGCCCGGCCTCAAACACCTGGAGGGCGCGACCCTGGGCTGGGTGCGCGACTTGCTGACCGACCCGAGCCAGGACCGCGGCCTGTTCAACCCGGCGATGCTCGACCGCCTGCTGAGCAACCCGCACGGCCAGCTCACCCCGCTGCGCGGCTCCAAGCTGTGGCAGCTGGCGGCCCTGAACCTGTGGCTCAGCGAACAAGGAATCTGA
- the mnmC gene encoding bifunctional tRNA (5-methylaminomethyl-2-thiouridine)(34)-methyltransferase MnmD/FAD-dependent 5-carboxymethylaminomethyl-2-thiouridine(34) oxidoreductase MnmC, with protein MSTLLQHAQIDWDDQGRPHSRQYDDVYFSKNEGTDETRYVFLEQTRLAQRFADLAPHGCLVIGETGFGTGMNFFCAWQLFAEQAHADARLHFISVEKYPLGHDDMARAVRLWPEMAAFTEPFLAQYVAIHPGFQQFSFDNGRVTLTLLIGDVLEQLPQLDAQIDVWFLDGFAPAKNPDMWTPELFAQLARLAHAGTALATFTTTGWVRRGLIDAGFTMKKIPGIGKKWEVMSGEYTGHPSAVGAAPWYARPAPVAGPRQALVIGAGLAGSASAASLAARGWQVTVLERHDAPAREASGNPQGVLYLKLSAHGTALSQMILSGFGFTRRQLERLQRGRDWDACGVLQLAFDSKEGERQAKLAEAFDSSLLRALEQAEAEAIAGVALPAGGLFYPEGGWVHPPALCEAQLQHPGIRVQLHQNVVELRKADGLWQAWDGERLLASAPLVVLAGAADVRRFEPCAQLPLKRIRGQITRLPATAASRALSTVVCADGYVAPPRRDEHTLGASFDFHNDDLTPTVAEHQGNLALLDEISTDLASRLGVEALDVEQLQGRAAFRCTSPDYLPIVGPVADPALFAEAYAVLGKDARQVPEVACPWLDGLYVNSGHGSRGLITAPLSGELIAAWASGEPLPLPRAVAEACHPNRFMLRKIIRGK; from the coding sequence ATGTCCACCCTTCTCCAGCATGCCCAGATCGACTGGGACGACCAGGGCCGCCCTCACTCGCGGCAGTACGACGACGTCTATTTCTCCAAGAATGAAGGCACCGACGAAACCCGCTACGTGTTCCTCGAGCAGACCCGCCTGGCGCAGCGCTTCGCCGACCTGGCGCCACACGGCTGCCTGGTGATCGGCGAGACCGGTTTCGGCACCGGCATGAACTTCTTCTGCGCCTGGCAGCTGTTCGCCGAACAGGCCCACGCCGATGCGCGCCTGCACTTCATCAGTGTCGAGAAGTACCCGCTCGGCCATGACGACATGGCCCGTGCCGTGCGCCTGTGGCCCGAGATGGCGGCTTTCACCGAACCGTTCCTGGCGCAGTACGTGGCGATACATCCGGGTTTCCAGCAATTCAGCTTCGACAATGGCCGGGTCACTCTGACCCTGCTGATCGGTGACGTACTGGAACAACTGCCGCAGCTCGACGCGCAGATCGACGTGTGGTTCCTCGACGGCTTCGCTCCCGCGAAAAACCCTGACATGTGGACCCCCGAGCTGTTCGCGCAACTGGCCAGGCTGGCGCATGCCGGTACCGCGTTGGCTACCTTCACCACCACCGGCTGGGTACGACGCGGGCTGATCGATGCCGGCTTCACCATGAAGAAGATCCCTGGCATCGGCAAGAAGTGGGAGGTGATGAGTGGAGAATACACCGGGCATCCATCCGCAGTCGGCGCAGCGCCCTGGTACGCACGCCCTGCCCCTGTGGCCGGCCCGCGCCAGGCACTGGTGATCGGTGCCGGCCTGGCGGGCAGCGCGAGTGCCGCCAGCCTGGCCGCACGCGGCTGGCAGGTGACGGTACTGGAGCGCCACGATGCGCCTGCCCGGGAAGCCTCGGGCAATCCGCAGGGCGTGCTGTACCTGAAGCTGTCCGCCCATGGCACCGCCCTGTCGCAGATGATCCTGTCCGGTTTCGGCTTCACCCGGCGCCAGCTCGAACGCTTGCAGCGTGGCCGCGACTGGGATGCTTGCGGCGTGCTGCAGCTGGCCTTCGACAGCAAGGAAGGCGAGCGCCAGGCCAAGCTTGCCGAGGCCTTCGACAGTAGCCTGCTACGGGCACTTGAGCAGGCCGAAGCCGAGGCGATTGCCGGGGTGGCGCTGCCGGCAGGCGGCCTGTTCTACCCGGAAGGTGGCTGGGTGCACCCTCCCGCGCTGTGCGAGGCGCAGCTGCAGCATCCGGGTATTCGCGTTCAGCTGCACCAGAACGTGGTCGAACTGCGCAAGGCCGACGGCCTCTGGCAGGCGTGGGATGGCGAGCGTTTACTGGCCAGCGCGCCCCTGGTGGTGCTGGCCGGGGCCGCCGATGTGCGCCGTTTCGAGCCTTGCGCGCAGTTGCCGCTCAAGCGCATTCGCGGGCAGATCACCCGCCTGCCGGCCACCGCGGCCAGCCGAGCATTGAGTACTGTGGTCTGTGCCGATGGCTACGTCGCACCGCCCCGGCGTGATGAGCACACCTTGGGCGCCAGTTTCGATTTCCATAACGACGACCTGACGCCAACGGTCGCCGAGCATCAGGGCAACCTGGCATTGCTGGACGAGATTTCCACCGACCTGGCCTCGCGCCTGGGGGTAGAGGCACTCGACGTCGAGCAGTTGCAGGGCCGTGCTGCGTTTCGTTGCACCAGCCCCGACTACCTGCCGATAGTCGGGCCGGTGGCCGACCCTGCGTTGTTTGCCGAGGCTTATGCCGTGCTCGGCAAGGATGCGCGGCAGGTGCCGGAGGTGGCGTGCCCGTGGCTGGACGGGCTGTATGTCAACAGTGGGCATGGCTCGCGGGGATTGATTACAGCGCCGTTGAGTGGCGAGCTGATTGCAGCATGGGCCAGTGGTGAGCCATTGCCGTTGCCACGGGCAGTGGCTGAAGCCTGCCATCCTAACCGGTTCATGTTACGCAAGATTATTCGTGGGAAGTGA